The Lycium barbarum isolate Lr01 chromosome 9, ASM1917538v2, whole genome shotgun sequence genome has a segment encoding these proteins:
- the LOC132612023 gene encoding uncharacterized protein LOC132612023, giving the protein MNGAVEAANKNIKKILRKITDSHRQWHEKLPYALLSYCTTARTSTGATPYMLVYGSEVVIPAEVEIPSLRIIQDVGLDGAEWIRSRHEQLMLIDEKRMDAVCHGQLYQNRMSKAFNKRVRPRKFEPEQLVLKLIFHHQD; this is encoded by the coding sequence atgaatggagcagtcgAGGCGGcgaataagaacatcaagaagatcTTGAGGAAGATAACAGACAGTCACAGGCAGTGGCATGAAAAGTTGCCATATGCTTTGCTTAGTTACTGTACCACTGCTAGAACATCCACAGGAGCAACTCCTTATATGTTGGTCTATGGTTCAGAAGTTGTGATACCCGCAGAAGTAGAGATACCGTCTCTAAGGATTATCCAAGATGTTGGTTTGGACGGTGCAGAATGGATACGTAGTAGACACGAAcagttgatgctcattgatgagaAAAGGATGGACGCTGTCTGTCATGGTCAGCTTTATCAGAACAGGATGTCCAAGGCATTTAACAAGAGAGTAAGGCCTAGGAAATTCGAACCAGAGCAGTTGGTCTTAAAGCTAATATTCCATCATCAGGATTAA